A window of the Fibrobacter sp. UWH4 genome harbors these coding sequences:
- the rpsT gene encoding 30S ribosomal protein S20 gives MPQHKSCKKRLRQAEKANAMNRSTRSAIRTALKAVRTATSKEEALKAMPALFSMLDKAAAKGRAGFCANRAANYKAKAAKVVNSLA, from the coding sequence GTGCCTCAACACAAATCTTGCAAAAAGCGTCTGCGTCAGGCTGAAAAGGCCAACGCCATGAACCGTTCGACTCGTTCTGCTATCCGTACCGCTCTCAAGGCTGTGCGTACTGCTACCTCTAAGGAAGAAGCCCTCAAGGCTATGCCGGCTCTGTTCAGCATGCTTGACAAGGCTGCCGCCAAGGGTCGTGCCGGTTTCTGCGCCAACCGCGCCGCTAACTACAAGGCTAAGGCCGCTAAGGTCGTCAACAGCCTCGCTTAA
- a CDS encoding DegT/DnrJ/EryC1/StrS aminotransferase family protein, which yields MIPFVNLTGQREKYRFELEKAEQAVLDSGCFIGGPQVEALENELSDYLGGCHVQTCASGTDALTIALMALGLQPEDEVIVPDFTFIAPAECVAFLGATPVFADIDRETLQISPESVRSLIGSKTRGIIAVDLFGQCAPFEELREIANEHGLWIIEDAAQAFGATVREAGNASKACTFGDISITSFYPSKPLGCYGDGGALFTASKDLADKMRMIANHGSSGRYCHEIIGINSRLDALQASVLRVKLGHLAEELPVRQQNAQNYDHFFTEYNRTAPDGQKILLQKIATGNTSTYAQYTVLAEDRDSFIGKMKQAEIPCCIHYPMPLHKQPCFSKGNEQLCPNAEWASKHVVSLPVCAFTDAAEITNKLKLIFR from the coding sequence ATGATTCCCTTCGTAAACCTCACCGGACAGCGCGAAAAATACCGTTTTGAACTCGAAAAAGCCGAACAGGCGGTGCTGGACAGCGGATGTTTTATCGGAGGGCCGCAGGTCGAAGCCCTGGAAAACGAGCTTTCGGACTACCTGGGCGGGTGCCACGTCCAGACCTGCGCAAGCGGGACCGACGCCTTGACGATAGCCCTGATGGCACTCGGACTACAACCGGAAGACGAAGTCATCGTCCCCGATTTCACCTTTATCGCCCCCGCCGAATGCGTCGCCTTTCTTGGAGCGACCCCGGTATTCGCCGATATTGACCGCGAAACCCTGCAAATTTCCCCCGAGAGCGTCCGTTCGCTGATCGGATCGAAAACCAGGGGTATCATCGCCGTTGACCTTTTCGGACAATGCGCCCCCTTCGAGGAATTAAGGGAAATCGCCAACGAGCACGGGCTTTGGATTATAGAGGATGCCGCCCAGGCTTTCGGCGCCACCGTCCGTGAAGCAGGAAACGCCAGCAAAGCATGCACCTTCGGCGACATATCCATCACAAGTTTCTACCCGAGCAAGCCCCTCGGCTGCTACGGGGACGGCGGGGCACTCTTCACCGCAAGCAAAGACCTCGCCGACAAGATGCGCATGATAGCGAACCACGGGTCTTCGGGTAGGTACTGCCACGAAATCATCGGGATTAACAGCCGATTGGACGCCCTGCAAGCATCCGTCCTCCGGGTGAAGCTTGGTCACCTAGCCGAGGAACTCCCCGTCAGGCAGCAAAACGCCCAGAATTACGACCATTTTTTCACGGAATACAACCGAACCGCCCCTGACGGACAAAAGATTCTGTTGCAGAAAATCGCCACGGGCAACACGAGCACTTACGCACAGTACACCGTGCTCGCCGAAGACCGTGATTCGTTCATTGGCAAGATGAAGCAAGCCGAAATCCCCTGCTGTATCCATTACCCCATGCCGCTGCACAAGCAGCCCTGCTTTTCGAAGGGGAACGAGCAACTCTGCCCAAATGCGGAATGGGCTTCGAAACACGTCGTGAGCCTCCCCGTCTGCGCCTTTACCGACGCCGCCGAAATTACAAACAAATTAAAGCTGATTTTTCGGTAA
- the hisS gene encoding histidine--tRNA ligase — translation MSISIPQLPKGTRDFYPEAERIQNYIFDTWRSVAESFAYEEYEGPMFEHLELYTGKSGEEIVSQLYNFKDKGDREIALRPEMTPTLARLVIQKARELKKPFKWFSMPRLFRYEKAQKGRLREFFQLNMDIIGTESIYAEADLMAAIATMLRKFGLKDGEFAIGVSSRKLLATYLEEIGAPNPALVYPVLDRRLKIGPEAFAKALADAGLSEDQVKKLDDFMSCKSIEEVKAKVHSENATAALAEIEDLFATLTAAGYGECVNLDLSIVRGLAYYTGIVFEVFDKGKSMRAIAGGGRYDSLTEKLGGERIPGVGFGMGDVVLADLLAEHKLLPSPKQSVDFYIASFTNDMKKVFETAQVFRNAAGNTNAKPFSVAHPLAAMKMGKQLDQANYQGAKIVVYVDGSKAAEGEFEYKDMRTGEMFVGNVDAIVERLNTEVKKA, via the coding sequence ATGAGTATTTCTATCCCTCAGTTGCCCAAGGGCACACGCGATTTTTACCCGGAAGCCGAGCGCATCCAGAACTACATTTTTGACACCTGGCGTAGCGTCGCCGAATCTTTTGCCTACGAAGAATACGAAGGCCCGATGTTTGAGCATCTGGAGCTTTATACGGGCAAGTCCGGCGAAGAAATCGTAAGCCAGCTTTACAACTTTAAAGACAAGGGCGACCGTGAAATCGCGCTCCGCCCCGAAATGACCCCGACGCTTGCTCGCCTCGTAATCCAGAAGGCCCGCGAACTCAAGAAGCCTTTCAAGTGGTTCAGCATGCCGCGCCTGTTCCGTTACGAAAAGGCACAGAAGGGCCGTCTCCGCGAATTCTTCCAGCTGAACATGGACATTATCGGTACCGAAAGCATTTACGCCGAAGCCGACCTGATGGCAGCCATCGCCACGATGCTCCGCAAGTTCGGCCTCAAGGACGGCGAATTTGCGATTGGCGTTTCTAGCCGCAAGCTCTTGGCCACCTACCTCGAAGAAATCGGCGCCCCGAATCCGGCGCTTGTTTACCCGGTGCTTGACCGCCGCTTGAAAATCGGGCCCGAAGCGTTTGCCAAGGCTCTGGCCGATGCTGGTCTCAGCGAAGACCAGGTGAAAAAGCTCGACGACTTCATGAGCTGCAAGAGCATCGAAGAAGTCAAGGCCAAGGTGCATAGCGAAAACGCGACTGCCGCCCTCGCCGAAATCGAAGACCTGTTCGCAACGCTTACCGCTGCAGGCTACGGCGAATGCGTGAACCTGGACCTCAGCATTGTTCGCGGCCTCGCCTACTACACCGGCATCGTGTTCGAAGTGTTTGACAAGGGCAAATCCATGCGCGCCATCGCCGGCGGTGGCCGTTACGACAGCCTCACCGAAAAGCTCGGTGGCGAACGCATTCCGGGGGTGGGCTTCGGCATGGGCGACGTGGTACTCGCCGACTTGCTCGCCGAACACAAGTTGCTCCCGAGCCCGAAACAGAGTGTCGACTTCTACATTGCAAGTTTTACCAACGACATGAAAAAGGTTTTCGAAACAGCCCAGGTGTTCCGCAACGCCGCAGGTAACACGAACGCCAAGCCGTTCTCGGTCGCACACCCGCTCGCCGCCATGAAGATGGGTAAGCAGCTGGACCAGGCCAACTATCAAGGCGCCAAAATCGTCGTGTACGTAGACGGTTCCAAGGCCGCCGAAGGTGAATTCGAATACAAGGACATGCGCACCGGCGAAATGTTCGTCGGAAACGTAGACGCCATCGTAGAACGACTCAACACCGAGGTAAAGAAAGCCTAG
- a CDS encoding GDSL-type esterase/lipase family protein has translation MMSPLKVLLSIISLFAVLGLIALIYPDGGIHVGDYTLRYPKLTEIFEKQNSAMGDSLADSSAADPEDAIREMMEATKRKEFAAFSDSLKFYEDFFRKGKTRFDLPNNDPTWFDRFFLHLELASLDSNVVHIVHYGDSQLEEDRISATIREDLQDEFGGAGPGMMPPIMTVPSMTTSHSNSGALSRYILFGPKEEEADHSRYGPLAQFAKLEGEAAITIQKRKERKNAFSHVGGYSTVKILMNKGAHLKAKLNVNQTFVEVVGEDAEGNPKEKRTTKVVDAGEPTVETYNKLKVYTWKLKDTTSIAKMYLSGNAEIYAIAADGAYGVAVDNVAMRGSSGTIFHRIDSDLLAESYKAMNARLIIMEYGGNLVPGTNSGNIEWTKKIITRQIQAIQKANPDADILFIGPADMARQKDGQWQTYAGLNMTIKALREVALDNGAAYWDMHRVMGGNGSMIKWVNKEPALGFTDHIHFTRRGAAYMGDLFCAALRMHYDYFKFRDRHHISDEKLKDIHEWKKSEKDSAKENSK, from the coding sequence ATGATGTCCCCTTTAAAAGTTCTCTTATCCATCATCAGCCTGTTCGCCGTGCTGGGGCTAATCGCCCTAATTTACCCCGACGGCGGCATCCATGTCGGAGATTACACGCTCCGTTACCCGAAGCTCACCGAAATCTTCGAGAAACAGAACTCCGCTATGGGGGATTCGCTTGCGGATTCTTCGGCGGCGGACCCCGAAGATGCCATTCGAGAAATGATGGAAGCGACCAAACGGAAGGAATTTGCAGCCTTCAGCGACTCGCTCAAATTCTACGAGGACTTTTTTAGAAAGGGCAAAACCCGTTTCGACTTGCCGAACAACGATCCGACTTGGTTTGACCGTTTCTTCTTGCACCTGGAACTGGCGAGCCTCGATTCGAACGTGGTCCACATCGTGCACTACGGCGACTCGCAGCTCGAAGAAGACCGCATTTCGGCGACCATCCGCGAAGACTTGCAGGACGAGTTCGGCGGTGCAGGCCCCGGCATGATGCCGCCGATTATGACCGTACCCTCGATGACGACGAGCCACTCCAATTCCGGAGCCCTTTCGCGTTACATCCTGTTCGGCCCCAAGGAAGAAGAAGCGGACCACAGCCGCTACGGACCGCTAGCCCAGTTCGCGAAACTCGAAGGCGAAGCCGCGATTACAATTCAGAAGCGCAAGGAACGCAAGAACGCGTTCAGCCACGTAGGCGGCTACAGCACCGTCAAGATTCTGATGAACAAGGGCGCGCACCTCAAGGCGAAGCTCAACGTGAACCAGACTTTTGTGGAAGTCGTCGGTGAAGATGCCGAAGGCAACCCGAAAGAAAAGCGCACGACCAAGGTGGTCGACGCAGGCGAGCCCACCGTCGAGACCTACAACAAGCTGAAGGTCTACACCTGGAAACTCAAGGACACAACCTCGATTGCCAAGATGTACCTTTCCGGTAACGCCGAAATCTACGCCATTGCGGCAGACGGCGCCTACGGCGTCGCCGTTGACAACGTCGCCATGCGCGGATCTTCGGGTACAATTTTCCACCGCATTGACTCGGATCTTCTTGCGGAATCTTACAAGGCGATGAACGCCCGCCTGATTATCATGGAATACGGCGGCAACCTCGTTCCGGGCACGAATTCCGGCAACATCGAATGGACCAAGAAAATCATCACCCGCCAGATTCAGGCAATCCAAAAGGCGAACCCCGATGCAGACATTCTTTTCATCGGCCCTGCCGACATGGCACGCCAAAAAGACGGGCAATGGCAAACTTACGCCGGACTCAACATGACCATCAAGGCTCTCCGCGAAGTGGCCCTTGATAATGGCGCCGCCTACTGGGACATGCACCGCGTCATGGGTGGAAACGGATCGATGATCAAATGGGTCAACAAGGAACCCGCGCTCGGTTTCACGGACCACATCCACTTTACCCGCAGGGGTGCGGCCTACATGGGAGACCTTTTCTGCGCAGCACTCCGCATGCACTACGACTACTTCAAGTTCCGCGATCGCCATCACATCAGCGACGAAAAGCTGAAGGACATCCACGAGTGGAAAAAAAGCGAAAAGGATAGCGCAAAGGAGAATAGCAAGTGA
- a CDS encoding GDSL-type esterase/lipase family protein: protein MKRLFLLVIFIALVATNALAGETKQPTAPGAYSIDLSRYDFIDSSLNVIQFPKGNAAFTPFFNKLDTLVFENKGQVRILHIGGSHLQADVISGRIREHFIKEYPGASAGRGFVFPYSAARTNTPASYASYYKGIWDMNKNVQREIKKPLGLLGIAVSTSDPRAEISILLDKYNSTPLWGETKFRLFGYSDNNDVIPVLRVDSTDIYGTLDTTSQSYVFTSPRPIDSIQIAFRWMDSLQQATVAQFITDSLLQDSIARAVEDSLKKANGDTLANDKHGSAGSPTSKIETDAPAKIPNNVAIPQPDVARDSMFQGECDVLDTACLAREEAKNKAASNSSRSCANMAKKPSVNYAEGELDSTNIAEEHCIADTVAVPDSVKKNARPRFTLTGILTETDAPGITYTGVGINGAKVHDYFEEVCPLFEKQLAYYKPDLVIFAIGINDANVQHFNDKQFKDDYDKLIARIKNVNPNAAIIFETNNDMYRKVKKKRYVQHPNGDIARKAFFALAEKHQAGVWDKFSIMGGLGSMAKWEKADLAKADKVHFKLSGYNLLGDLFYKAIINSYQEHIANLPAQTRSE, encoded by the coding sequence GTGAAGCGTCTCTTCCTTCTTGTGATATTCATCGCATTGGTCGCCACGAACGCCCTCGCAGGCGAGACAAAGCAACCAACCGCGCCGGGAGCATATTCCATTGACCTGTCGCGCTACGACTTTATCGATTCTTCGCTGAACGTAATCCAGTTCCCCAAGGGGAACGCCGCGTTCACACCGTTTTTCAATAAGCTGGACACGCTTGTATTCGAAAATAAGGGGCAAGTCCGCATCTTGCATATCGGCGGTTCGCACCTGCAGGCGGACGTGATTTCCGGACGCATCCGCGAGCACTTTATCAAGGAATATCCGGGAGCATCCGCCGGTCGCGGTTTCGTTTTTCCCTACTCCGCGGCACGCACCAACACGCCCGCCAGCTACGCCAGTTACTATAAAGGCATCTGGGACATGAACAAGAACGTGCAACGCGAAATCAAGAAGCCGCTCGGACTTCTCGGCATCGCTGTCAGCACCTCCGACCCGCGCGCCGAAATTTCGATTCTTCTGGACAAGTACAATTCGACACCGCTCTGGGGCGAAACCAAGTTCCGCCTGTTCGGCTATAGCGACAACAACGATGTCATTCCCGTGCTGCGGGTCGATTCAACCGATATCTACGGCACGCTGGATACCACAAGTCAAAGTTACGTGTTCACCTCCCCACGGCCGATTGATTCCATACAAATTGCATTTCGCTGGATGGATTCTTTACAGCAGGCGACTGTTGCGCAGTTTATTACCGACTCCCTGTTGCAGGATTCCATCGCCCGCGCCGTCGAGGATTCGCTAAAAAAAGCAAATGGAGACACACTTGCAAACGACAAACATGGTTCGGCAGGCTCGCCGACCTCAAAAATCGAAACCGATGCTCCCGCCAAGATTCCGAACAACGTAGCGATTCCTCAACCTGACGTTGCCCGCGACTCCATGTTCCAGGGAGAATGCGACGTTCTTGACACCGCCTGCCTCGCTCGCGAAGAAGCGAAGAACAAGGCTGCAAGCAACAGTTCCCGCAGCTGTGCCAACATGGCGAAGAAGCCCTCCGTCAACTACGCCGAAGGCGAACTTGATTCCACGAACATCGCCGAAGAGCACTGCATCGCCGACACCGTCGCCGTTCCCGATTCTGTGAAAAAGAACGCCCGTCCGCGTTTCACGCTCACCGGCATTCTCACCGAAACCGACGCCCCCGGCATCACCTATACGGGCGTAGGAATCAACGGAGCCAAGGTTCATGACTATTTCGAAGAAGTCTGTCCGCTGTTCGAAAAGCAGCTCGCCTACTACAAGCCCGACCTCGTCATTTTCGCCATCGGCATCAACGACGCCAACGTGCAGCACTTTAACGACAAGCAGTTCAAGGACGATTATGATAAGCTGATAGCCCGCATCAAGAACGTGAACCCGAACGCAGCGATTATCTTCGAGACCAACAACGACATGTACCGCAAAGTCAAGAAGAAACGCTACGTGCAGCACCCCAATGGCGACATCGCCCGCAAGGCGTTCTTTGCACTCGCCGAAAAGCACCAGGCCGGCGTCTGGGACAAGTTCAGCATCATGGGCGGCCTCGGTTCCATGGCCAAGTGGGAAAAGGCGGACCTCGCCAAGGCCGACAAGGTTCATTTCAAACTTTCGGGCTACAACCTGCTCGGCGACCTGTTCTACAAGGCTATCATCAACAGCTATCAGGAACACATCGCGAATTTGCCCGCACAAACGAGGAGCGAATAA
- a CDS encoding MBOAT family protein codes for MLDYLIPYLTRTFSFDPNSPLLFTQFYFWGFFAVVFAFLTLIKNRILLRNAFLFATSMFFYYKTSGSYVCILIFCVVANFFIGKWIERAEEHWKKKLWMIIIVIIDLLVLCYYKYSYFFLDALYDFTGIELHVYNFFAAASNKLFGTNSLVDTIILPVGISFFTFQAISYCIDIYRGKISAVKNILDFGFYLTFFPQLVAGPIVRADKFVPQLYRKYFLPRRTFGIAVFWILNGLAKKIILSDYLATNFVDRVFDTPLLFTGLENLIALFAYSLQVYADFSGYTDIAIGVALLMGFRLPQNFNSPYKALSPTEFWRRWHISLSSWWRDYLYIPLGGNRNATLGTYFWMAFLSLVAILLSGSVWVGIALGLFFLYIAIYAYFKPDSRKFITTNMNAMSTQIVGGWWHGASWNFIIWGGLNGFGQVFNKFWVKRSRTFRASAAFLLFAASAIIFKQTHTAIFAITAVYFGVLFAGIYAVMIFRLFSDKYFHGLYVAWNVTLTFVFITFTRLFFRAGSNLDPAEANEVAWNTAKNMVQQMGTAWKWDTLGSIAWEHINIILVFVAGMLIHWVPKKFKSRYRIAFASQPVPLMVISTAFIIFVIYQFMSADSCPFIYFQF; via the coding sequence ATGCTTGACTATTTAATACCATACCTCACTCGCACTTTCTCGTTTGACCCGAACAGTCCGCTGCTGTTTACGCAATTCTACTTCTGGGGATTCTTCGCAGTCGTTTTTGCGTTCCTCACCCTCATCAAGAACCGCATTCTACTGCGCAACGCATTCTTGTTTGCGACGAGCATGTTCTTCTATTACAAAACGAGCGGGAGCTACGTTTGCATTCTTATTTTCTGCGTGGTTGCGAACTTCTTTATAGGCAAGTGGATTGAACGCGCCGAAGAGCATTGGAAAAAGAAGCTTTGGATGATCATCATCGTCATTATTGACCTGCTTGTATTGTGCTACTATAAATATTCCTACTTCTTCTTGGACGCTCTCTACGACTTTACCGGCATCGAGCTTCACGTCTACAATTTCTTTGCCGCCGCCAGCAACAAGCTGTTTGGCACGAATTCCCTCGTCGACACCATCATCCTGCCCGTAGGCATTTCGTTCTTCACCTTCCAGGCGATTAGCTACTGTATCGACATTTACCGCGGCAAAATTTCGGCCGTCAAGAACATTCTCGATTTCGGATTCTATCTCACGTTCTTCCCGCAGCTGGTCGCAGGTCCGATCGTTCGCGCCGACAAGTTCGTGCCGCAGCTTTACCGCAAATACTTCCTGCCCCGCCGCACCTTCGGCATCGCCGTCTTCTGGATTCTAAACGGACTTGCCAAGAAGATTATCTTGAGCGACTACCTCGCCACCAACTTCGTAGACCGCGTTTTTGATACGCCGCTCCTGTTTACGGGACTTGAAAACCTCATCGCCCTGTTCGCCTACTCGCTGCAGGTTTACGCCGACTTCTCCGGCTACACCGACATCGCTATCGGCGTGGCCCTCCTGATGGGATTCCGCCTACCTCAAAACTTCAACAGCCCCTACAAGGCGCTCAGTCCCACCGAATTCTGGCGTCGTTGGCACATTTCCCTTTCGAGCTGGTGGCGCGACTACCTGTACATTCCGCTAGGCGGTAACCGCAACGCCACCCTCGGCACCTACTTCTGGATGGCCTTCTTGAGCCTTGTCGCCATTCTCCTTTCCGGTAGCGTCTGGGTCGGCATCGCCCTCGGCCTGTTCTTCCTCTACATCGCTATTTATGCTTATTTCAAGCCGGATTCCCGCAAGTTCATCACCACCAACATGAACGCCATGTCCACGCAGATTGTGGGCGGCTGGTGGCACGGAGCGAGTTGGAACTTTATCATCTGGGGTGGCCTCAATGGTTTCGGCCAGGTATTCAATAAGTTTTGGGTCAAACGCAGCAGGACGTTCCGCGCCTCGGCAGCCTTCCTGCTTTTCGCCGCTAGCGCCATCATCTTCAAGCAGACGCACACCGCCATCTTCGCGATTACCGCGGTCTATTTCGGCGTTCTCTTCGCAGGCATCTACGCCGTCATGATTTTCCGCCTGTTCAGCGACAAATACTTCCACGGCCTTTACGTTGCCTGGAACGTCACCCTGACCTTCGTGTTCATCACGTTTACGCGACTTTTCTTCCGCGCCGGTTCAAACCTCGACCCCGCCGAAGCAAACGAAGTCGCCTGGAACACCGCCAAGAACATGGTGCAGCAGATGGGTACCGCCTGGAAATGGGACACGCTCGGCTCCATCGCCTGGGAACACATCAACATCATCCTCGTGTTTGTCGCGGGCATGCTCATCCACTGGGTCCCGAAAAAATTCAAGAGCCGCTACCGTATCGCATTTGCGTCGCAGCCGGTTCCGCTCATGGTTATTTCGACCGCTTTCATCATCTTCGTCATTTACCAGTTTATGAGCGCAGACAGCTGCCCGTTCATCTACTTCCAGTTCTAG
- a CDS encoding class I SAM-dependent RNA methyltransferase: MIHTPATNSAFEKRIKRQVIGKPHRFQAVVPLGFEKTLAHELSSILKNGDSVKTPDTNSLPHVTGDGKVEFTAKITDAWKAVACSRIANRILMHIADFKAENFRNFEKKAAEIPWELYLDERTGSVQQAIDEKSNPTNSNNVARNTINIHVTCRHSRLYHSDAVAERLQNIIEGERRLAPAVTASATPSAGTPRNTPFKVILAKAGNSNPIKNFEQHLYVTFLDDRCTIWLDLAGEELYRRGHERFVNDAPLKETIAAAMIFEAQSIIQNSSNQSHHIFTQDTPFRATLFDLMAGSGTFSLEAAYMANGFIPGICRDFALKHQPAFKEATWKFLTRRENGQSPTDERLEVAAATITKIVTSDISEHAIEIIRHNVECSPLASFAPNGNSPTITPQLRDFFSYTSKEIAGLCGDTSPILVLNPPYGKRLDFDAPKLYTKIGRHLASLASGLRQLGKFFSVAILVPKDDTRDGARYTCTANLLRECPALSPENNAAAKHIVTSHGGLTLNVLIAKI; the protein is encoded by the coding sequence GTGATTCACACTCCGGCAACAAATTCCGCTTTCGAAAAGCGCATCAAGCGACAAGTCATCGGCAAGCCACACCGATTTCAGGCGGTTGTCCCGCTCGGTTTTGAAAAAACGCTCGCCCACGAACTTAGCAGCATCTTAAAAAACGGCGATTCGGTCAAGACACCCGACACCAATTCTCTCCCGCACGTCACCGGAGACGGCAAAGTTGAATTCACCGCGAAAATCACCGACGCGTGGAAAGCGGTCGCCTGCAGCCGCATTGCCAACCGTATTCTGATGCACATCGCCGACTTCAAGGCTGAAAACTTCCGCAATTTTGAAAAGAAAGCCGCCGAAATTCCATGGGAGCTCTATTTAGACGAGAGAACAGGTAGCGTCCAACAGGCGATAGACGAGAAATCAAATCCTACTAATTCAAACAACGTAGCTCGCAACACCATCAACATCCATGTTACCTGCAGGCATTCACGCCTTTACCACAGCGACGCCGTCGCAGAAAGGCTACAGAATATTATCGAAGGGGAACGCCGCCTCGCTCCTGCAGTCACGGCATCCGCTACCCCCTCTGCGGGGACACCCCGCAACACCCCGTTCAAAGTCATCCTCGCAAAGGCGGGGAACTCCAACCCAATAAAAAATTTCGAACAACATTTATACGTTACCTTCCTCGATGATCGTTGCACCATTTGGCTAGACCTCGCCGGAGAAGAGCTCTATAGACGTGGCCACGAACGGTTCGTCAACGACGCCCCACTCAAGGAAACAATTGCCGCCGCAATGATCTTTGAGGCACAAAGTATCATCCAAAATTCTTCAAATCAGTCCCATCACATTTTCACACAAGACACCCCCTTCCGAGCAACCCTTTTCGACTTGATGGCAGGCAGCGGCACCTTCAGCCTCGAAGCCGCCTACATGGCAAACGGATTCATTCCCGGCATCTGCCGCGACTTTGCACTCAAGCACCAGCCCGCCTTCAAAGAAGCAACGTGGAAGTTCTTAACTAGACGAGAGAACGGGCAAAGCCCTACAGACGAAAGACTAGAGGTTGCTGCCGCAACAATCACTAAAATTGTCACGAGCGACATCTCGGAACACGCTATCGAAATCATCAGGCACAATGTGGAATGCAGCCCGCTCGCAAGCTTCGCTCCAAACGGGAACTCGCCCACCATCACCCCGCAACTCCGCGACTTTTTCAGCTACACCTCAAAAGAAATTGCAGGCCTTTGCGGCGACACCTCACCCATTCTCGTGTTGAATCCCCCCTATGGCAAGCGCCTCGACTTTGACGCCCCGAAACTTTATACTAAAATTGGGCGTCATCTCGCTTCGCTCGCAAGCGGATTAAGGCAGCTCGGCAAATTTTTCAGTGTCGCCATTCTCGTCCCGAAAGACGATACACGCGATGGCGCCAGATACACCTGCACCGCAAATCTTTTACGCGAATGCCCCGCCCTTTCGCCGGAGAACAACGCTGCAGCCAAACACATCGTCACAAGCCACGGCGGCCTTACGCTGAATGTGCTTATTGCAAAAATCTAG
- a CDS encoding DUF5662 family protein, with amino-acid sequence MFHPIKHFLTITKHRNEVIRLCFKAGIGFQGLFHDLSKYSPTEFIPGAKYYLGDQSPNNGERNDKGYSLAWMHHKGRNKHHFEFWYDYEMATKKLVPIDMPDRYIKEMFCDRVAASKTYNKAGYTQESPLLYLTKSTAREKMTETTYKKLLYLLKMLAEKGEKETLAFMRRTKVLPTE; translated from the coding sequence ATGTTTCACCCAATAAAACATTTCTTGACGATAACTAAGCACCGCAACGAGGTGATTCGGCTTTGCTTTAAGGCGGGAATTGGCTTTCAGGGCCTGTTCCATGATTTGTCCAAGTACAGTCCGACGGAGTTTATTCCCGGGGCGAAGTATTATTTGGGTGACCAGTCGCCAAATAACGGCGAACGCAACGACAAGGGCTACAGCCTCGCATGGATGCACCACAAGGGCCGAAACAAGCATCATTTTGAATTCTGGTACGACTACGAAATGGCGACCAAGAAGTTGGTGCCCATCGATATGCCCGACCGCTACATCAAGGAAATGTTTTGCGATCGTGTGGCTGCTTCCAAGACGTATAACAAGGCGGGGTACACGCAGGAATCTCCGTTGCTGTACCTTACCAAAAGTACCGCCCGTGAAAAAATGACGGAGACGACTTACAAGAAGTTGCTTTACCTGCTAAAGATGCTTGCCGAAAAGGGCGAAAAAGAAACGCTTGCATTTATGCGCCGCACGAAGGTGTTGCCGACAGAGTAG